GAGACCGCCATGCGCTACGTCAGCACCCGCGGGGCAGCCCCGGCCCTGGAGTTCGGTGACGCCCTCCTAGCCGGTCTGGCCTCCGACGGGGGGCTGTACGTGCCGGAGTCCTGGCCGACCCTGACCGAGGGCGGGCGGGGTGACTACGTGGAGACGGCGATCGAGGTCATGGCCCCGTTCGTGGGCGACGCCATCAGCCGGGACGACTTCGCCGCCATGGTGTCCGACGCCTACGCCACATTTGACGCCCCGGAGGTGACACCGCTCGTCGAGTTGCACGACGGCATTCACCTGCTGGAGCTCTTTCACGGCCCGACGCTGGCCTTCAAGGACGTGGCCCTCCAGATGGTCGGGCGGCTCTTCGACTACGAGCTAGACCGGCGAGGCCAGCGGGTAACCGTCGTGGGTGCGACATCGGGCGACACGGGATCGGCGGCCATCGAAGCCTGTCGAGACCGCGAAAACGTTGACGTCATCATCTTGCACCCAGCCGACCGGGTGTCCGACGTGCAGCGCCGCCAGATGACCACCGTGGACGCCGACAACGTGCACAACGTGGCCGTGGAGGGCACCTTCGACGACTGCCAGGACCTGGTGAAGGCCATGTTCGCCGACGTGGCCTTCCGGGACCGGGTGCGGCTGTCGGCCGTGAACTCCATCAACTGGGCCCGGGTGATGGCCCAGGTCGTCTACTACGTGGTGGCCGCCGAGCGACTGGGGGGTCGCCGGTCGCCGGTGGCATTCGCCGTGCCCACCGGGAACTTCGGGAATGTTTTTGCCGGACACGTGGCCCGACATGCCGGCCTAGAGGTCCCCCAACTAGTGGTCGGGAGCAACACCAACGACGTTCTGACGCAGTTCTTCACCGAGGGCACCATGACCATCGCCGAGGTGGTACCGACCACCTCGCCCAGCATGGACATCCAGATCTCGTCCAACCTCGAGCGGCTGCTGTACGAGATCTTGGACCGCGACGGCGCTGAGGTGGCCGCCCGCCTGGACGCCTTCCGGTCCACCGGCCGCTTCCAGCTGGACCCGGAACATCATGCCGCCCTATCCAGTACCTGGTCCGCGGCCCGTTTCGGCGACGACGTGGTTAAGAACTGCATCGCCGCCGAGGCCGACCGGTCGGGGATCGTGCTCGATCCCCACACCGCGGTCGGCGTGCTGGCCGGTCGGGCCGCCCGCCGCGACCCCTCGGTCCCTCTGGTGGCCCTGGCCACGGCCCACCCAGCCAAGTTCCCCGACGCCGTCGAGGCGGCCACCGGGGTCCGGCCCGAACTACCGGACCGCCTCGCCGACCTCCACGACCGCCCGGAACGCCTGACCCGGATGCCCAACGACCTGGTCGTCGTCCAAGAGTTCGTCGAGGCGCACCGGCGTGTCCGATGACCGGCGGTGACGCGGTGGTCCCCACCAGCCTCTCTGACAGGATGATCGGCCTGTGAAATATGTGATCTGCGTCCCCGACGGCTGCGCCGACCTGCCGGTTCCCGAGCTGGACGGCCGCACGCCGCTGGAGGTCGCCCACACCCCCGTCCTAGACGCCCTAGCCGCTCGAGCCACCGTGGGTCGGGCGGCCGTAATCCCCGAGGGAATGCCCCCGGGGAGCGATGTAGGCAACATGTCGATTCTGGGCTTCGACCCAACCGAGTACCACACCGGCCGAGCCCCCATCGAAGTGGCGGCCATGGGCCGCACCCTGCGTCCCGACCAGACGGCCTTCCGGTGCAACCTGGTCGTGGTCCACGACGGAGTGATGGTCGACTACGCGGGGGCCAACCCAACCAACGAGGAGGGCGCTGCCGTGGTGGCCGCCCTCCAGGAGGCTCTAGCCGGTGCCCACGAGGGCCTGGAGTTCCTGGCCGGGGTTGGCTTTCGCAACGCCCTGATCGCCCCCGAGGCATGGCTAGATGCCGACTGCACCCCGCCCCACGACCTGTCCGGGGCCCCGATCGTGAACCCGTCCGGTCCGGCCGGCGGGGCGTTGACCAACCTGATGGAGGGTTCGAAGGAGGTCCTAGCCGGCTTCGACCTCGAGGCCAACCAAATCTGGCTGTGGGGCCAAGGCTTCCAACCGCGGATCCCATCGTTCCGGGACACCCACGGCGTGGAGGCCGGCCTGGTCACAGCCGTGGACCTCGTCCGTGGCATCGGCGTGCTGTCGGGCATGAAGATCTGCGACATCCCGGGCGCCACCGGGTGGTACGACACCGACTACGAAGGCAAGCGGGACGTCGCCCTGGCCGAGCTGAAGGCCGGCCTAGACCTGTTCGTTATCCACGTGGAGGCCACCGATGAGGCCGGCCACGCCGGAGACGTGGCTGAGAAGGTGGAGGCCCTAGAGAACTGGGACCGCCGGATCCTGGCTGACCTGTTGACCGGTCTGGACGACCTGGGGCCGTGGCGGCTCCTGATGCTGCCCGACCACGCCACGCCGCTGACCACTCGGACCCACACCCCCGACCCGGTGCCCTACCTATTGGCGGATTCGGCGGTGGATGGCCCCGGTGGAACCTTTACCGAGGCCGGTGTGGCCGACCGGGAACCGGTCCCCGGACACCTCCTGGTTCCCCACCTTCTGGCCTCCTGACCTGCTCCGATCCCTATCGTTGCAACGGTGGTTGTCGCCGTTCACGTCGATTCGGTACAGTGGAGGCGTCGCCAGGCGGGCGACAGTTCCCACGAGGTTTCCTTCGTGCCACCACGTGTCCGTGGCGGAACCACACGATCGGCCTCGGGACCACCGCTCGACGACACGCCCTCCGCCCCGCCAAGCGGGTCCCCGGATGGCGGTCCCCCCTCCCGTACCGTCCCGGTCGGGAGCACATCAGACGGGCCATTGGGTCCGAAGAAACATGAGGTGTTGTGAGCATGGACTCCACCCAGTTGGAACGCGGAACACTGGAGAGCAAAGACCGCGATGAGTTGACCACGATCGCCAACGCGCTTGGCGGCAAGCCTGGCTCGCGAGCCCGAAAGGCCGAGATCGTGGACCTGATCCTGGATCTGACCGGTACCGAGTCGAATGGCTCGTCCCCGGACTCGACGGGGTCCGACGAAGAGCCCCCGGCCGAGTGGGAAATCGAGGCGGCCACCGAGGAGGCGACTGTCGAAGAGGCGACCAACGAGGAGTCCGAGGACGCCAGCGACGGCGCTGAGTTACAGGACGACGGGAAGACCGACGCCACGACCGACCAGGGCGACGGTGAGGGCGGCTCCGACCGGGCCGACAACCGGAGCCCCGGACAGGACAGCGGACGACAAAACCAGGGCCGGGGCCAGCACCAGAACCGCGGCCAGCAGGGCGACCCGAGCGAGCCGGGCAACCGCCGTCGCCGCCGCCGTGGACGCGAAAGGGACTCGGGACCGGAGGAGCCGTGGGACGGCGAACCGGTGGAGGTCTCCGGCCACCTCGACCTACGGGACGAGGGATACGGCTTCCTGCGCACCTCCGGCTTCAAACCGTCCAAGAGCGATGCCTACGTCTCGGTCAAGCAGGTTCGCCAGTTCAGCCTCCGCAAGGGCGACCAGATCGTCGGGGCGTCGCGTCCGGCTAACCGGAGCGAGAAGAACCCCGCCCTGCTCCGGGTGGACTCCGTGAACGGCACGGACCCCGAGAAGGCCAAGGGTCGTCCGAAGTTCGAGGACCTCACGCCGCTATTCCCGGACGAGCAACTCAAGATGGAGGTCGACGACGATCCCACCAACATGACGGCCCGGATAATCGACCTGCTCTGTCCGGTGGGCAAGGGCCAGCGCGGGATGATCGTCTCGCCCCCCAAGGCGGGCAAGACCACCATCGTTAAGTCCATCGTCCGGTCGATCGAGACCAACCATCCCGAGGTCAAACTCATCGTCCTGCTGGTCGACGAACGACCCGAGGAGGTCACCGACATGCGCCGCTGGATGCAGCGCGGAGAGGTGGTGGGATCCACCTTCGACCGTCCCAGCGATGAGCACACCCACCTGGCCGAGGTCACCATCGAGCGGGCCAAACGGATGGTGGAGTACGGCGAAGACGTGGTGATCGTGCTCGACGGCATCACCCGCCTCTCCCGGGCCTACAACCTGGCAGCCGGCCCGGGCACCGGGCGCATCATGTCCGGCGGATTGGACACCGGAGCCCTCTACCCGCCCAAGAGGTTCTTCGGTGCAGCCCGGAACGTAGAGGAGGGCGGCTCGCTGACCATCCTGGCCACCGCCCTGGTCGACACCGGTTCCAAGATGGACGAGGTGATCTTCGAAGAGTTCAAGGGCACCGGCAACATGGAGCTCCGCCTGGACCGGCGTATCTCCGAGAGGCGGATCTACCCGGCTATCGACGTAAACGCCTCGTCCACCCGCCACGAGGAGCTCCTGTTCGAGCGCAAGCAACTCAACCAGGTGTGGAAGTTGCGCCGGGTGCTCAACGGCCTGGGGAACGACGGCGACGCCGGTGCGGCAGCCGGCCTCGAGCTACTCATCGACCGCCTCAAGACTTTCAACAACAACGACGAGTTCCTGGTGGAGATCGCCAAGGGACCGAGCATGGGTGCCTGATCAACACCCGTCACCACAGGTTGTCGACGATCCGAACGCAGCGCAGACTGGACCCGTTATGAAGCAGGACATTCACCCGAACTACCGGCCGGTGGTCTTCCAAGACCTCAGCGAGGGCACGAACTTCGTGATCCGGTCCACCGTCGAGACTGACGACACCATCACCTTGGACGACGGCGTGGAGTACCCACTGGTCAAGGTGGAAATCTCGTCGGCTAGCCACCCGTTCTTCACCGGCACGATGAAGATCGTGGACACCGCCGGTCGGGTGGAGCGCTTCGAGCGTCGCTACGGCAAGCGCCGTAAGGGCTGAACCCGAGCATCCGGCCCGGCCCCCTGACGGGCCGTTGAACCCGTGACCCTCGATCCCGAGCGTCGCCTTTCCCTCCGAGGCGCCAAGTTGCGCGCCCTGATATCCGATGCGATAGGCGAGCCGGCGTCCGACCTGGAGTCCGACGGCAACCAGTGCTTCGACGGCACCCGGCTGTGGGTGCTGGCCGACGAGGACGACCCGGAGCGCGCCCTGGGCAGCGCCGTGTTCCGGTCCGTACGGTTCGGCGAGGCACCGATGACCGTCTGCTTCGACGATCGGGAGGCGGCCGCCGAGGCCACCCGTCGGGCCGCCGCCCTCCTCCCTGCACCGGACATCCGACGGGTAGACGGTCGTCGGCTAGTGGAGGTCGCACCCGCCGATACGCCTAGCGTCGTGGACCCACCCGGGGCGCCGGTCGGGTTCGAGGACCTGTGTCGGGGCGTAGGGGTCGAGCCGATGGTCGAACACGGGATCTGGCGCGGGGAAGTGGCGGGTCTCGAGGTCGTTCGGGTGGTCGATGACCCGGAACTGGGCAACCACGTCCAGGTCGGGGTGGGGCGCTTCGACCGAGAGGCAGGGATGCTCCTGCACGCCGACCAACCACAGGGCGAGTCACTGGCCGCAGCGGCCGACCTGGTGCGAGCCCATCGTCGGCCCGGCACCGGCGCCCATCCGCTGTCCACACTGTGCCGGGAGCGTTGGCTCCGGCGGGACCTGTGCATCGACCCGTCCCCGGTGGGCCTGGTTGACCTGGAACCCGTAGATCCCGCCGACCAGCGGGCCAACCTCCGTGACCCGGCGCCAGCGCCGGCATTGGGCACCGACTCAGAAGGTCGACGGGTGCTGGTGGTCTGCTCGGTGGGGGTGGATCCACAGATCGTCTCGGCGACCGCCGACCTGGTGCTGCGCGAGACGCCCGACCGGGTGGTGGTGGCCCTCCCGGACCGGGACATCCTGGTTCCCGTAGAACAGGCCCTGGCCCGCCTCCGGGCCCCGGTCAACGTGGTCGGTGTGGTGTGCGGCTGGGAAGGCGCCTGAGCGATCCGTCCCGGGTAGTTGCCGTCCTGACCGTCCTGCAGGGGGCCGGTCGGTACCCTGAACACAGTGCGTGAACAGGTAGAGGCCCTGGAGGCCGAGTACACGGAGGTCGAAACCCGGTTGGCCAATCCGACGGTCATCGGGGACCCCGTGCAGCTGCAGGCGGCGGGACGCCGGTTCAAGGAACTGGAGCAGGTCCTGGCCGTAGGGCGGCCGCTGAACCGCGCCCAAGATGACCTGGAGACGGCCCGGGAACTGGCCGAGGAGGCAGAGGGCGACGAGCGCGAACTCCTCCGGAACGAGATGGCCGATCTGGAGGCCGACATTGAACGCCTGGAAGGTGATCTACGCGCCCTCCTCCTGCCCCGCGACCCCAACGACGGCCGCCCGGTGATCCTTGAGATCCGGGGAGCGGAGGGTGGCGAGGAAGCCAACCTCTTCGCCCGCGACCTCCACGAGATGTACCTGGCGCTAGCCGCTGCCCACGGCTGGTCGATCGAGCCGATGGAGGCCCGGGAGTCCGACATGGGAGGCTTCAGTGAGGTCATGGTCCTAGTCAGAGGCGACGACGCATGGACCCGCCTCAAGTACGAGGGCGGGGTCCACCGGGTCCAGCGGGTGCCGGTGACCGAGTCCCAGGGCCGGATACATACATCGTCGGCGACGGTCAGCGTTCTACCCGAGGCCGACGAGGTCGAGGTAGTGGTCGACGACAAGGACCTCCAGGTCGACGTTTACCGGGCCTCCGGACCGGGCGGTCAGTCAGTGAACACCACCGATTCGGCAGTCCGTATCACCCACCTGCCGACCGGTCTCGTGGTCTCCATGCAGGACGAGAAGAGCCAGCTCCAGAACAAAGTGAAGGCGCTCCGGGTGCTGCGAAGCCGGTTGCTCCAGATCGAACAGGATCGGGCCCGTTCCGAGGCCTCGGAGGCCCGCCGGGGCCAGGTCGGCGGCGGTGGTCGGTCGGAGAAGATCCGGACCTACAACTTCAAGGAGAACCGGGTCACCGACCATCGGATCGGGTTGACCCTTCACAGACTGGATCGCATCCTGGCTGGGGACCTGGACAAGGTGACCGACGGCCTGCTGGCCGACGAGCGGACCCGACAGCTGGCCGAGGGCCTCGACGGTGGGAACTGACCCGACCGGCGACGAAGGCACCATCGCCTGGCGGGAGGTCCTGGCCGAGACCGAGCACCGGGTGGTGGCCGCCGGGCTTCCGGCCCAGGAAGCCCACTGGATCGTGGAGGAGGCATCCGGGAGCGGCCGGGGAGGCAGTCTGGACGATCCGGTGACCGCTCGGGGCATGACCCATCACGACGCCATGGTGGGTCGCCGCTTGGCTGGAGAGCCGTTGCAGTACGTCCTGGGCCGTTGGGCCTTCCGAGGACTGGACCTGATGGTCGACCCGAGGGTCCTGATCCCCCGACCGGAGACCGAGGTGGTGGCCGGGCTGGCCCTCGCCGAGGTGGACCGGGTGGCCGCCGGTCGGACCGACAGTCCGGTGCAGGTGGCGGACTTGGGGACCGGATCGGGGGCCATCGGCCTGTCGATCGCCGTCGAGCGCATTGGAACCCGGGTGTGGTGTACCGACGTGTCGACCGGTGCCCTAGCAGTAGCCCGAGCCAACTGCGCCGGATTGGGGCGGCCTGCCCGGAGGGTGACTCTGGCCGAGGGGTCGTGGTTTGAGGCGCTGCCGACCGAGCTCAAATCCAGCCTCGACGTGGTGGTGGCCAACCCCCCTTACGTGGACCGGGCCGGAGACCTCCCGGTCGAAGTGGTGGCCTGGGAGCCGGTCGAGGCCCTGTTCGCAGAAAGGGATGGCCGGGCCGACCTAGAGGCGCTGGTGGATGGTGCACCGACCTGGCTAGCCCCCGGAGGCGCCCTGGTGCTGGAGATGTCACCCGACCAGGCTGGGGACCTGGCCGATCGGGCCCGGGAGGTCGGCTTCGACGAGGCGGAGATCCACCTCGATCTGGCCGGACGGGACCGGGCGATGGTGGCCCGGCTGTCACGATGAGCGAGCCCCCTACGCTGGACGTCGGAGCCGATCCGGTGGCCGCGGTGGCCGCTGCGGTGCGGACGCTTTCCGCCGGCGGCGTAGTGGTCCTCCCCACGGAGACGGTGTACGGCGTGGCCGCCCTGCCCTCGTGCCGCAACGCCATCGACGAGGTCTTCCGACGAAAGGGCCGCCCCCCCGAACGCCTCGTGGCCGTGTTGGTGGCCGACGGTGATCAGGCCCGAGCGCTGGTGGAGGCCGACGACCGGTTCGAACGATTGGCGACGGCCTTCTGGCCCGGTCCGCTCACCGTGGTCGGACACCGTCGCGGTGACCGAGACGATGACCTCTTCCTGGGCGACGGGACGACCGAGGGGGGAGGGGCGACGGTCGGGGTGCGGTGGCCCGACCACGACCTGGTCCGGGCTATCGCCGCCGAGGTCGGCCCAATTGCCGCTACTTCGGCCAACCGGACCGGGCAGCCGACCCCGGA
The DNA window shown above is from Acidimicrobiales bacterium and carries:
- the prfA gene encoding peptide chain release factor 1 codes for the protein MREQVEALEAEYTEVETRLANPTVIGDPVQLQAAGRRFKELEQVLAVGRPLNRAQDDLETARELAEEAEGDERELLRNEMADLEADIERLEGDLRALLLPRDPNDGRPVILEIRGAEGGEEANLFARDLHEMYLALAAAHGWSIEPMEARESDMGGFSEVMVLVRGDDAWTRLKYEGGVHRVQRVPVTESQGRIHTSSATVSVLPEADEVEVVVDDKDLQVDVYRASGPGGQSVNTTDSAVRITHLPTGLVVSMQDEKSQLQNKVKALRVLRSRLLQIEQDRARSEASEARRGQVGGGGRSEKIRTYNFKENRVTDHRIGLTLHRLDRILAGDLDKVTDGLLADERTRQLAEGLDGGN
- the prmC gene encoding peptide chain release factor N(5)-glutamine methyltransferase; translated protein: MGTDPTGDEGTIAWREVLAETEHRVVAAGLPAQEAHWIVEEASGSGRGGSLDDPVTARGMTHHDAMVGRRLAGEPLQYVLGRWAFRGLDLMVDPRVLIPRPETEVVAGLALAEVDRVAAGRTDSPVQVADLGTGSGAIGLSIAVERIGTRVWCTDVSTGALAVARANCAGLGRPARRVTLAEGSWFEALPTELKSSLDVVVANPPYVDRAGDLPVEVVAWEPVEALFAERDGRADLEALVDGAPTWLAPGGALVLEMSPDQAGDLADRAREVGFDEAEIHLDLAGRDRAMVARLSR
- a CDS encoding type B 50S ribosomal protein L31; this translates as MKQDIHPNYRPVVFQDLSEGTNFVIRSTVETDDTITLDDGVEYPLVKVEISSASHPFFTGTMKIVDTAGRVERFERRYGKRRKG
- the apgM gene encoding 2,3-bisphosphoglycerate-independent phosphoglycerate mutase gives rise to the protein MKYVICVPDGCADLPVPELDGRTPLEVAHTPVLDALAARATVGRAAVIPEGMPPGSDVGNMSILGFDPTEYHTGRAPIEVAAMGRTLRPDQTAFRCNLVVVHDGVMVDYAGANPTNEEGAAVVAALQEALAGAHEGLEFLAGVGFRNALIAPEAWLDADCTPPHDLSGAPIVNPSGPAGGALTNLMEGSKEVLAGFDLEANQIWLWGQGFQPRIPSFRDTHGVEAGLVTAVDLVRGIGVLSGMKICDIPGATGWYDTDYEGKRDVALAELKAGLDLFVIHVEATDEAGHAGDVAEKVEALENWDRRILADLLTGLDDLGPWRLLMLPDHATPLTTRTHTPDPVPYLLADSAVDGPGGTFTEAGVADREPVPGHLLVPHLLAS
- the rho gene encoding transcription termination factor Rho, with the translated sequence MDSTQLERGTLESKDRDELTTIANALGGKPGSRARKAEIVDLILDLTGTESNGSSPDSTGSDEEPPAEWEIEAATEEATVEEATNEESEDASDGAELQDDGKTDATTDQGDGEGGSDRADNRSPGQDSGRQNQGRGQHQNRGQQGDPSEPGNRRRRRRGRERDSGPEEPWDGEPVEVSGHLDLRDEGYGFLRTSGFKPSKSDAYVSVKQVRQFSLRKGDQIVGASRPANRSEKNPALLRVDSVNGTDPEKAKGRPKFEDLTPLFPDEQLKMEVDDDPTNMTARIIDLLCPVGKGQRGMIVSPPKAGKTTIVKSIVRSIETNHPEVKLIVLLVDERPEEVTDMRRWMQRGEVVGSTFDRPSDEHTHLAEVTIERAKRMVEYGEDVVIVLDGITRLSRAYNLAAGPGTGRIMSGGLDTGALYPPKRFFGAARNVEEGGSLTILATALVDTGSKMDEVIFEEFKGTGNMELRLDRRISERRIYPAIDVNASSTRHEELLFERKQLNQVWKLRRVLNGLGNDGDAGAAAGLELLIDRLKTFNNNDEFLVEIAKGPSMGA
- the thrC gene encoding threonine synthase, with protein sequence MRYVSTRGAAPALEFGDALLAGLASDGGLYVPESWPTLTEGGRGDYVETAIEVMAPFVGDAISRDDFAAMVSDAYATFDAPEVTPLVELHDGIHLLELFHGPTLAFKDVALQMVGRLFDYELDRRGQRVTVVGATSGDTGSAAIEACRDRENVDVIILHPADRVSDVQRRQMTTVDADNVHNVAVEGTFDDCQDLVKAMFADVAFRDRVRLSAVNSINWARVMAQVVYYVVAAERLGGRRSPVAFAVPTGNFGNVFAGHVARHAGLEVPQLVVGSNTNDVLTQFFTEGTMTIAEVVPTTSPSMDIQISSNLERLLYEILDRDGAEVAARLDAFRSTGRFQLDPEHHAALSSTWSAARFGDDVVKNCIAAEADRSGIVLDPHTAVGVLAGRAARRDPSVPLVALATAHPAKFPDAVEAATGVRPELPDRLADLHDRPERLTRMPNDLVVVQEFVEAHRRVR
- a CDS encoding threonylcarbamoyl-AMP synthase yields the protein MSEPPTLDVGADPVAAVAAAVRTLSAGGVVVLPTETVYGVAALPSCRNAIDEVFRRKGRPPERLVAVLVADGDQARALVEADDRFERLATAFWPGPLTVVGHRRGDRDDDLFLGDGTTEGGGATVGVRWPDHDLVRAIAAEVGPIAATSANRTGQPTPDTAAGAAAALGGGLLVLDGGPCTGEPSTVVDLTAHPARVVRRGAITEGDLERAGVSVEVVEQR